The region GTAGGCATCCTTCATAACCTCGTAACAAAATACCAGGAGGTCGCGGCTCTCAACCTCTGGATTCCTCAGCAGACCGATACCAATTCTTCGCAAAAGTTCATCAGCCTTCCTCACAATGTTAGAATTGAGCTTCTCCCGTAAGAGCGACTGCAACGGTCGCAGGAGACTAGCGAGATTCCGGATGGTCGAGTTCTTGGCGAGAAGCTCCATGGAATCGTAGCTCTTGTTGCTCTTGACCTCCTTCATCTTACTGACATAGTCTTCGGCGTCTTTCTCTTGGCCAACAGTGCCGAAAGTGTCATCCATGACCACAGAACTGAGATCTGCCAAGCAGTAGTCTAAATCACCTTGCTTGAAGTCGTCGGTTGTGGCTACAAGGATGGAATGAACAGTGAATGACAGGACATGGAGCTGGTAGCCACGTTTGAGAGTGTGCCTTAGCTCTTTGAGTATATAGCCCATGTAATCAGGGCCCAGAAGGAGAGCGATGTCATTTAGTGTTTTCCTGGCTGTGTCTCGGGAATCCTGTGCTTTACTTTTGAGGATACTGCAAACATCGAGGAGGACAGGAGGCAGCCGGATAGCCATATCCTGCGCAGGTAAAAGCTTCATGAGCTTGATGGTAGTAACcgctgctggaagacgcAAGCTCATCTGAGCCTCATCCTTGTGATGAATGAAATTCGTCAACACAGGGATAAAACCGGTGGTAAGCTCATTCGCGACTTTAGATGCAGAGGGTATTGATCGAGCAAGCGTGGACTTCAACGGCGGTGACACATCCATATCAGCATCAGTATCGCCACTTTCCACCTCGGGTTTGGTTGGCTTGAATTGGCCCATCGCATTTGTGAGCGCATCAGACATCCTCCCCAAAAGCCTCAACACGCTCCTCTCGATTCCGGATTTGTTCTGCATATAGCTCCGGTATCTCCTGAATATAGCCCTGAACTGATTCCAATCCAGCCCTTCGGCCAACACACCAATGGTCAACACGGCTTCCGCAATGAGATTGTGGGCGTTCTCATCAGCAGCCTCATCAAACACGAAATGTTCGTTCAGCGGAATAAAGATCGTGCTGATGTTCGATGATTGGATTTTACCATTAGCAGCTTCGTTAGCCAGTCGTCGAAGAGCCCGGAGACGGCGATGCTGCTGGATGTGGAGAACGTTATTAAAAAACGAGGCctcctcatcgtcaccaaCGAGCAGCACATGCAGATCGTGCACAGCAGGGTGCGTCGGGTTTAGCTTGACCAAATGGCCAAGCACTTGCAAGAGCTCAGTCCGGATGAGCTCGGACTTTTGTCGCATTCCAGCTTGCAGCGCAGGGAACAATATTTCCTTGACAAGTGGCTCGAATGACTGTGTAGCTGTATCGGCGTGAGCAGCTCGCTCTATGAAACGCTTCAGACCGAACGAAGCGCTGGATCGTacagccatctcctcctcatccttaACGTGGAAGAGCATATTATACAGTAGGGGGCGCCATTGTTTGGCATTCAGCGAGTCCCAGAGGCTTTCATTCAAAGTTCTGAAAGCTTGTAGGCGTCGCTCATAGTCCACCCCGAGTCTCTTGACAGATATGGAGTTCAAATCTTCGCAGAGAGAAGCTACTTGGGACAGCTCGGGCACATGGTTCGCGAAAGCAGTGAAAACCCTTGACAACACTTCCCGATTTTTGTTGTCCCTGAAGTAGTCAAACATGGAGCACACAGCTTCAAATACTTCTCGGGAcagttcctcgtcttcatgtATATTATAGAGGGGCAAGAAGTGCTCCAAGCTGTGGAGAAGGTCCGACTTTGTCTTTGGCGAGACTCTATCAGAGGGCTGGCGGAGAAGGTATGTCAATATGTTGATCAAGCTCGACGTCTCCTTCGACGACTCGACACAAGGAGCCAGGCGTGAGAGAGTATGGACGCCAGAAACTAGCACCGGTTTGGACGGACCGCGCTTCAGAAGACGACCGAGGTGGGAGAGGGTGTGCTCGGTATGAGGAGATAGGACTTCCGAGCGAATCTCATCGGCCGAGAAatcgcccatctcctcatcctcttcgagCTCTTTTCCAGAGGATATATCAACCAGTGGAGTCAAAATTTCGTCCATGACGAATATCTTAACTTCATCACGAGCTGACTCGACGCCGAGACAATCCACTATTTTGGTGAGAAGGACATTGTTGAACTTTGCAAGGTAGAATGAAGATCCGGAAGCCGAAGCCCAGGTATGGAATAGCCTTAGCAAACCTGAGATACCCTGGGCTGTCTCTACTGCGAAGTTATCCACCCGCGGGTTTATGACTTCGTCGAAGATAATGCGAACGCGTGAAGACCAATCTCGGCCCTGCGAGACGGAGAATATAAGGTCAAGGCAGCGAATACCTGTTTGCCGAATGTTCCGCAAAACATTAACTAATTTACCCTCCTGGGAGTCTCCAGTGGCGGCTTGCTGCTCTTTTGCCAATGTGCGGCAAGCTCGAACAAGGCAGTGCAGAACGACATCCATAGACTGTTCCGCGTAAGGAGTCATGCGAGTCTGGAGGGTTTCATAGACGGTTTCGATCAATTTGAGCAGACCCATCTGTTTCCTTGGGCCGACTAGTTCGTGCAAGAAGGGTTCACCGTCAACCTGATCGTTATTGACCAGGTGGACGTCGCCAAGTGGGCCAAAGGCAATTCGCATGAATATGTCAAAATCACGATCGGGGAGCTGGGCTAGAGTTCGTAAAATGGCTTTACGTCGTCCAGTCTGCCCTGCCTGGCCGGCATTCGCACTAGCTTTGGAAATCATCCGACCATAGAGAAGTCGAAGGATGATCGGAACGACATCGTTTCGGTGTTGTTCCTCAATCAGGCTGTCTTCCTTACCAACGCGAACAAACACCGCCAGCTCATCATTAAAGCGCGATTCGTCCAAGACATTCAGAAGGTTTTCGCGATAAGGTACAATGCCTGCAGTTTTCCAAGTAAATACAGCCTTGAGTGCACACTTTTGGATTTCAGAATTTCCATGGCAAAGTAGTCCCATAAGCGCATCACGGACTTCTGGAGCTCGGTAGAGCACAGATGGGTTGATAAATTGTCCAAGAAGTTTGAGGAATGCCAAACGGTCGTGGAAACCCCAGGGGATGTATGAATGCTGATCCGGGTTCTGGGCATCCGTAGTGGAATCTTCGTCCTGCAGGGCCCATGAAAGGAACAATGGCACAATCTGGCGGGAGCGCTTCTCTGCTATGTTGGGGATAGCATTGAATACACGGAGGGCCTGGGTACGTGGAGCAGCTGGGACCACGTCTAACAATGTATGGTCCTTTTCAAATTCTTGTGTCAAGGTCGAAACTGGCTCGAAAGACTGAAAATGGGTTGCACATAACCTCTCAACTTTAGCTGCGTTAAAGCATTGGTAATATCCAGACACTTGGgtgtcttcgtcatcgtcatcctctgctTCACTCGGGGCAGTTGACCCCCTTTCTTGAAGCCATTGTGTCGCCAGCTCCGTGATGATCCTTTCTCCTTCGGCATGTTCGCTCATGGATTTCAAAGCAGACGCAGAGTCATCCCACAGGGGCGCCAACTTCTTTGAGAATAGCCCAAAACAAAATGTTGGGAGCAGTCTAGCCATCCACTTACGCGAGGCAACTTGTGGATATGCTAATGGAATTCTCCGAACCTGCATTGACAATACACGGGCACTTTGTAGGGTTAGTTCGCTCTCATCAATCTCGATGGCTGTAGAGATGAGCGAAGCATCTTCGCCTGAAGCCGTGACCAAACCACGTAATATCTTCAAAGATACTAGGCGCAGCTGCTGAGACGGTGCTGCCAGGTTGTCTATTAAAGCACTCGCAAATTTTTCGATACCAGATGTGTCAACGTCAACCTTTTCAGAGCACGCAGAGATGTACGTCAATACTGCTTCGAGGAAGGCATGCAGTCGGGAGTACttcgcagcaacagcaatcaCCGGCTCCCAAAGATTTGTATCAAGTTTGCCCAAAGTTGAACCCAGATTCACGTAGGTTTTGAAACCATGTCCCAGAAAAAAGTAAGTCCTGGGCGTCGGGGAAGATTCCACATCTCTCAACACCGAGACCAAGTTGTCATGCAAAACGTCGGCCATATCGGGTAAAAGGGAAGGGTCCGCAGATAACGAAAGAGCATCAGGAAGCTTTGTGTACGCATTGAGGAGCGCCATACCCGAAGAAGTTGAATCGGATTTGCGCAATGTATCACGGATTCGGGACTTCCATGAGGCCGGACAAGCAATATAGCCAGGCTTTGAGGCTTGGGACGTGATGCATCCAGTTCGACTTAGGCGGAGTAAGGATAAGCATAGTTCGTACTCATGGTCTTCCCATGAATTATTCACAAATCTAAGAAAGAATATTAGTACGAGCTCGAATCACCAGAGCGCATTAGACAAACCTCTGAAAGTATGGAAGAACAACGCCGTGGAACCGCTCGGCACCCCATTCGGAGAAGTTAGCGCAGAACGACAGAAAATAGGTCGACAGCCGCTCAGCGGTTACAACCTCCATGAGCGGACGCATTAATGGTAGCATTTCGTCCATAGGCGATACCTGAAGGGAGTATGCAACTGCAGCGAGCAGTTGGGGTATAGCATCAGTATACGCACCAGCCACATTCTCAGCAGCCTGGAGCAAAAGTAGTAGGCTCTCGAGCACAGGTTTCCAGTTCTTCACTCGGGTTCCTTTGCGAGTAACAACACAGAGAAAGACCAACCGACAGCATACGATAGGGAAATAGCTGCTATCATTCCGACTGTTCGACTGGATGTAGGAGATTATCAAATCAATTATTGGTTCAAATGTGTCGGCAGTCGTACTATGAATGACGTTGATCAACACTCCGTTGGCGACTTGAAGTGCAAGGCTGCTCCGGAGGCTATCATCTGTGCATATCGACTTTAAAAGACATTGGAAAATATCCGTTCCGTTCGAATGCAGCCCGTTGTTGATTCCCTTTATCGAGTCGGAGAACATCGCCATAAGGCCCGATTGGTACAGTTCTACATTTTTCGAGTCGGCTCCGGCCTGCCGCAAGTCGTCGAACAAGAATGATATCGCCAGCTGAAGAGGCTCAGGGTTCTTATAGTAGACCAATCCCGCCTTCCGAATCAGGAACGACATAGACTCCGCAGCAAATCGAGCAACGAAAGGTTTTTGTCGTTCTTTTCCAAGGTATGGTGTCATGATACCGAGCAGTTGCCGCAAGTCCGGAACCAAAAGCCGGGAGAGAAATTTGAAAGTCCATGCCAGGCAAGTGAAGCTCCATTCAACCACTTCAACATCGAGATGGGTGGCTGCGACGGATGCGACCAAGGTTACCGAAGTAGCAAAATACTTCTCAAACCGCACACCCAAGTCTCGAGCAAACTGGGAGAGCAGACTCAGGAGGGGCTCTATTGAGAGACTATCCCGCTTATCAATGTGTTCCACCAGTAAGTTGAATATCTTCTCTTCGTAGTAAAGAATCTGCGCCAGACTCTCGCATAGCGGGTTCACTCGACGGGAAAATGCGACAAAGTTTTCCGACAAATTCAACTCCGCCCAGTGGTCGAACGCCGACCGGAAATAAGAGGAGGTttcatctccttcttcgccaaAGCTGGGTCGCCGTACTCGGTGGATAGGATCGATCTTCAACTTCGTCACACGCTGCGAAAACGGCTCGAATCGATGTTGTTTGGTCGTCTCGGTTCCAGACTTCACACGCTTCGCGGGCTTGGACCGCGAAGGTTTTGATACTGCTACCATCTTTGATGATGACGGTAGCAAAATAAAGCAGCGCCGCCGAGAGTGCGTGGCCTCGTACTATGTTTCGAGCTTTAGCAGTATCAAGCGCATCCATCAAAAAAATTACTCGGCGCCGTAACTTCTTTATTCCGGCGCGGAGTTTAGCGGTGATTGTGGCGGCACGTGCCATACCCAAGTAGTACTAGCGTTCTGTCACGTGATATGAAGCTTGGTCCAAGCTCTTGAACGTTTTTGGCCAAATTCCAAGCGAAATGAAGCCGAGATCACATATTTGAGCAAGCAATTTCCTTTGACAGCCGGCGACACTGAATAATTAGTTTTGCTGTCATATTAATTTCTTGAGACATTATTACGACACATAACTTTTCTCTTGTTTACCATTCTACTATGTGGATACTCTTGCATCATACAACCTGAGAAACCCTACATTAGCTCAACAATATGGCTTCAAAGATGTAAGTAGTGGAAGCGCCAGAAATAACCGTCtactatatactaataaCCGAACAGAGTCGTTGTTGGAAACGTCAACTGCGAGTTGCAGGATGTTTTTACTAAGCTCGCCAAACTACATGTCAAACAGAGCTTCGCCTTTGCCGTCATCGCTGGTGACCTATTCGGCGATTGCTCATCAGAACACGAGCTTCAGCAGATGACAGCCTTACTACAAGGAAGCATATCTGTTCCACTTCCGACATACTTCACATTGGGAAGCAAACCTTTGCCCCCTCGAGTAATCGAGCAAATAGAAGCCAATGATGAAGTATGTCCAAATCTTTACTTCTTGGGAAAGCGAGGCACTTTGAAGACATCAGAGGGCATCCGAATTGTCGCTCTGGGTGGAAATCTAGAGGAAGCAAGTACTGCAAGCGATAAGTACCACCCGGGGTACAGCGAGTCAGACGCCAGGACACTTATTGGCGCACACCATGccgacatcctcctcacgCACCAGTGGCCCAAAGGCATTCGAGCTGGTTCTAAAGTAGAACTACCAGCAGGCACCACGCCACATCAAGAAACGCAATGCATTGCAGATATCTGCTCGGCTCTCAAACCTCGCTACCACTTCTCATCAACAGACGAATTGTTCTACGAGCGTGAACCTTTCTTTCACCTCCCCACAGAAGACAGCCCAGATGCCAAACCACTCACGCGTTTCATCAGCCTAGCCTCATACAGCAAAACATCCAAACAAAAATGGATGTACGCCTTCACACTCGACCCCAAGGCGCCACCTCCTCTGAGTATCCCCGTCGGCACGACAGCACCCCCTTTCTCCTCTGTCCCGGCCAAACGCAAGCCACTTCCTAACCAAAACGCCTCATTCAGTCGCTTTGCACCAACCGACGAGCACCATAATCAACGTCCCCGCAAGCGTGCCCGCGCCCCTCCACCCGGGCCGGAACAAtgcttcttctgcctctcaAACCCAAACCTCGCTACCCACCTAATCACCTCCATCGGCAGCGAAGCCTACCTGACGACCGCCAAGGGACCCCTCCCAACCTCAAAAACATTCCAACCGTCCCTCAACTTCCCAGGCCACATGCTCatcatccccttcaaccACACCCCAGCTCTGAACAGCATAACCGACACGCCCAGTCGGCACAGCACATGGACTGAAATGCAAAAATACCGCACGTCCCTGCACTCCATGCTCCAACGCCGCTCAAACGGCTCTCTCGGCGCCGTCACATGGGAGGTCTCCCGCGCAAGCGGCATTCATATCCACTGGCAATTCCTGCCCGTGCCCGCAGACCTCATCAAGCGCGGCCTCGTCACCGCCGCCTTCAAAGTCGAGGCCCAGAACCTCAAGTACCCGAAATTCGAACaaccaacttcctcctcatcacaGCTCAGTTCAGAAGCAGGGTCTGCAGACCCCAGCGCCGAACCAGGCGATTTCTTCCGTCTCTGGATCTGGGATCCGCCGGCTGCCGCGGCTGCTGAACcagatgaggatggcaagaGCAGTGCCGAAGGTACAGAGAAAACACTCCTTCTCCCGCTCGGTGCGGACTTCCGCTTCGATCTGCAGTTTGGTCGGCGAGTCATGGCGAAGCTGATGCAGCTTGAGCGGCGGATTAATTGGAAGGACGACGTACAGtcgcaggaggaagaggaggccgaTGCTGCGGCGTTCAAGGAAGCATATAAGGAGTTTGATTTTAcgttggaggaggaataAAGTAGTTCTCTTCTCTTGTTTCTATTACCAAACActcgaggatgttgatgtaTGTACCTTTACTTGATACCAGTACATTTCTTCTACGGGCTGCGAACGATACCTAGATATGAACTGCCATGTGTAAACCTAGTAGAAAACCGGAAAAATATGATATTGAGAGATTGTATGACAAACAGGATATCAGCACCTTGGGTTCATAACTTTCGTCAACGGACAAATGGGTGGACCATGACCGAGCGTGTTAGGTGCAATTCATGGCATAAAAGCGGTATATACATTAGAAGAGAAAAGATTTTGGTTGGAGCCTTGCGCTCTGAGCGATGGATGTGGCTTGGCCAAAATAAATTTGGTGGGAGGTGAGGCGACTCCCAGGTTGGAGTGGCACAGAAACATGCTATGTAAGATCGTGGAGTCAGTAATCACGATCTTGAGTCGGTACCTCAACGTTCCAAGGAGGGTATTTGTGTATGTAAATCGGAAGTTACAGCGTCGATAACCGGGTATGAAGGGTATGACCACGGCCACTTAATCAGGTAATAAGAGCAAAGGAAAGTAAAACGGCGCACGGAGCGCTGTGGTGCAAGAACATTAGCTCTACTTAGTCCTTATAACCGGGTTTAGGCCCGCTCTGCAGAAGACTCGGGGGCCGGCCCGGGTCACTGATTTGCTGGGGGACCGAGGTAAACGGTGGCGGAGGTGATGAGGGCACGGCTGGGGACATCGCTCTGTAGCTTGGGGGCTGGCTAAATCCCGGGGAGGAGGGCTGCCGGTACGGCATCGCCGGGGATTGCTGCCGAAGTGGGAGTCCCGGGGACGGTTGTCGAAGCGGGAGCCCTGGGGATGGCTGGCGAAGCGGAACCCCAGGAGATGGTTGACGGAATGGAAAATTCGGACCGGGGGAAGGCTGCCGGAATGGAAAGTTCGGACCGGGGGAGGGCTGCCGGAATGGAACTCCTGGTCCTGGTGACGGTTGGCGATACGGAATTGGACGATTCATCTCTGTGTTAGGAGAAACCGCAACTCCCACTGGGAATTGAGGACCAGGAGAATACGCTTGTGGCGGCGGTGGCATAGCATGGTAGTTTCCACCTGGCGAGTTGTCCCTATACGGCTGGTCGTACGGGGATGTAGTCTGCGCATGGTAATCATATGGATTCTGGTCATCGTATCCATGGGAGTCAGGATAATAATCGCGCTGGACCGCTGACCCAGTCCTGATTGGTGGTGGCCCCATATAACCACCCACAGGTGTTCTAGACGCGGATGGTCTGCGATGCGGTGGTCGATTCATTGGGTTCAACGGTTCCATCTCTACCGACTCTGGCTGTGGACTCGAATCCTCCACCCTCCGACTGACGGCGTGGTCCCAGCTAGGCATGGCAGGTAATGCATCGTCATTCATCTTTGAGACGCCGGGGCTAGGAGGGGTGTCGAATCGAGCCACTTGAGCTCCGCGATATGTCG is a window of Aspergillus puulaauensis MK2 DNA, chromosome 4, nearly complete sequence DNA encoding:
- the UTP20 gene encoding putative HEAT repeat protein (DRIM) (BUSCO:EOG092600S9;~COG:V;~EggNog:ENOG410PGFK;~InterPro:IPR016024,IPR011430;~PFAM:PF07539) — encoded protein: MVAVSKPSRSKPAKRVKSGTETTKQHRFEPFSQRVTKLKIDPIHRVRRPSFGEEGDETSSYFRSAFDHWAELNLSENFVAFSRRVNPLCESLAQILYYEEKIFNLLVEHIDKRDSLSIEPLLSLLSQFARDLGVRFEKYFATSVTLVASVAATHLDVEVVEWSFTCLAWTFKFLSRLLVPDLRQLLGIMTPYLGKERQKPFVARFAAESMSFLIRKAGLVYYKNPEPLQLAISFLFDDLRQAGADSKNVELYQSGLMAMFSDSIKGINNGLHSNGTDIFQCLLKSICTDDSLRSSLALQVANGVLINVIHSTTADTFEPIIDLIISYIQSNSRNDSSYFPIVCCRLVFLCVVTRKGTRVKNWKPVLESLLLLLQAAENVAGAYTDAIPQLLAAVAYSLQVSPMDEMLPLMRPLMEVVTAERLSTYFLSFCANFSEWGAERFHGVVLPYFQRFVNNSWEDHEYELCLSLLRLSRTGCITSQASKPGYIACPASWKSRIRDTLRKSDSTSSGMALLNAYTKLPDALSLSADPSLLPDMADVLHDNLVSVLRDVESSPTPRTYFFLGHGFKTYVNLGSTLGKLDTNLWEPVIAVAAKYSRLHAFLEAVLTYISACSEKVDVDTSGIEKFASALIDNLAAPSQQLRLVSLKILRGLVTASGEDASLISTAIEIDESELTLQSARVLSMQVRRIPLAYPQVASRKWMARLLPTFCFGLFSKKLAPLWDDSASALKSMSEHAEGERIITELATQWLQERGSTAPSEAEDDDDEDTQVSGYYQCFNAAKVERLCATHFQSFEPVSTLTQEFEKDHTLLDVVPAAPRTQALRVFNAIPNIAEKRSRQIVPLFLSWALQDEDSTTDAQNPDQHSYIPWGFHDRLAFLKLLGQFINPSVLYRAPEVRDALMGLLCHGNSEIQKCALKAVFTWKTAGIVPYRENLLNVLDESRFNDELAVFVRVGKEDSLIEEQHRNDVVPIILRLLYGRMISKASANAGQAGQTGRRKAILRTLAQLPDRDFDIFMRIAFGPLGDVHLVNNDQVDGEPFLHELVGPRKQMGLLKLIETVYETLQTRMTPYAEQSMDVVLHCLVRACRTLAKEQQAATGDSQEGKLVNVLRNIRQTGIRCLDLIFSVSQGRDWSSRVRIIFDEVINPRVDNFAVETAQGISGLLRLFHTWASASGSSFYLAKFNNVLLTKIVDCLGVESARDEVKIFVMDEILTPLVDISSGKELEEDEEMGDFSADEIRSEVLSPHTEHTLSHLGRLLKRGPSKPVLVSGVHTLSRLAPCVESSKETSSLINILTYLLRQPSDRVSPKTKSDLLHSLEHFLPLYNIHEDEELSREVFEAVCSMFDYFRDNKNREVLSRVFTAFANHVPELSQVASLCEDLNSISVKRLGVDYERRLQAFRTLNESLWDSLNAKQWRPLLYNMLFHVKDEEEMAVRSSASFGLKRFIERAAHADTATQSFEPLVKEILFPALQAGMRQKSELIRTELLQVLGHLVKLNPTHPAVHDLHVLLVGDDEEASFFNNVLHIQQHRRLRALRRLANEAANGKIQSSNISTIFIPLNEHFVFDEAADENAHNLIAEAVLTIGVLAEGLDWNQFRAIFRRYRSYMQNKSGIERSVLRLLGRMSDALTNAMGQFKPTKPEVESGDTDADMDVSPPLKSTLARSIPSASKVANELTTGFIPVLTNFIHHKDEAQMSLRLPAAVTTIKLMKLLPAQDMAIRLPPVLLDVCSILKSKAQDSRDTARKTLNDIALLLGPDYMGYILKELRHTLKRGYQLHVLSFTVHSILVATTDDFKQGDLDYCLADLSSVVMDDTFGTVGQEKDAEDYVSKMKEVKSNKSYDSMELLAKNSTIRNLASLLRPLQSLLREKLNSNIVRKADELLRRIGIGLLRNPEVESRDLLVFCYEVMKDAYKEPSQSDTQLAKSAQEENFLINMKGQRRNEKRGSTSSYVYKLVRFSFDVLRSVLSKYNSLLTPANMAGYIPMVGDALVQGHEEVKIAAIRFLSTIVKLPLAEIDANAPVYLTEAVKLIKEAPSTNSEGAQASLKLISAMLRERKDVKLRDGHLAYLLQRLTADIEEPDRQGVTFNFIRAVMARKFVVTEMYELVDNIAMMMVTNQTRSARDLARGVYIHFLIEYPQAKNRWTKQLSFLAKNLEYKHQDGRQSVMEAIHMLLSKTGQELAQDIVGTFFLPIVIAMANDDAAECREMAGALLGEFYRRADRETMKTILEPLRSWVEQTENPLLASTGLQAVRIYFEVEETDKDKEAGFVAQTLPTIMGPIIKDTETDNWQTLYFSLQLYSKLAKSVPSVAFSKDRVKTWSLICECLFYPHAWVKTCAANLVGIWLADLAKSNAASGYGSLPLVGTTGLAMDKDTMLLLLRACLRSLRTPGISEELAMQTVRNTVFLGRCSAQNGLSLHDSEGNDDEESDASDSDKDEAADGEKQVGPKTKSALRYIFEQASSILRREVISTKAPSLIPKNASIGLVAALCRHLEPEQILESLPVILLPLQHLTDSSIPAPRSSEEAFRESYKTLVSNCHEILDLLQKKLGTTEYINQMSLVQEAIKKRREGRRVKRRIEAVTEPEKYGRDKKRKNDRKREKRREKGAEHRGRRRGW
- a CDS encoding uncharacterized protein (COG:S;~EggNog:ENOG410PT09;~InterPro:IPR037504;~TransMembrane:1 (i40-61o)), which gives rise to MSPVEFSYSLWARGTGDDLANAADTLSSWDKCMAKSYCKWPVIVGIIVGGVVLISVIACIVNCLCCGIRCCTGCCCSCCCPSPRDKRPKYEDPYNHPPAPMPQPQLPPVNNTYEEGYQPKYQAPQPLPTYRGAQVARFDTPPSPGVSKMNDDALPAMPSWDHAVSRRVEDSSPQPESVEMEPLNPMNRPPHRRPSASRTPVGGYMGPPPIRTGSAVQRDYYPDSHGYDDQNPYDYHAQTTSPYDQPYRDNSPGGNYHAMPPPPQAYSPGPQFPVGVAVSPNTEMNRPIPYRQPSPGPGVPFRQPSPGPNFPFRQPSPGPNFPFRQPSPGVPLRQPSPGLPLRQPSPGLPLRQQSPAMPYRQPSSPGFSQPPSYRAMSPAVPSSPPPPFTSVPQQISDPGRPPSLLQSGPKPGYKD
- a CDS encoding CwfJ domain protein (BUSCO:EOG09262HKC;~COG:S;~EggNog:ENOG410PGZ6;~InterPro:IPR040194,IPR006768,IPR006767;~PFAM:PF04677,PF04676) → MASKIVVVGNVNCELQDVFTKLAKLHVKQSFAFAVIAGDLFGDCSSEHELQQMTALLQGSISVPLPTYFTLGSKPLPPRVIEQIEANDEVCPNLYFLGKRGTLKTSEGIRIVALGGNLEEASTASDKYHPGYSESDARTLIGAHHADILLTHQWPKGIRAGSKVELPAGTTPHQETQCIADICSALKPRYHFSSTDELFYEREPFFHLPTEDSPDAKPLTRFISLASYSKTSKQKWMYAFTLDPKAPPPLSIPVGTTAPPFSSVPAKRKPLPNQNASFSRFAPTDEHHNQRPRKRARAPPPGPEQCFFCLSNPNLATHLITSIGSEAYLTTAKGPLPTSKTFQPSLNFPGHMLIIPFNHTPALNSITDTPSRHSTWTEMQKYRTSLHSMLQRRSNGSLGAVTWEVSRASGIHIHWQFLPVPADLIKRGLVTAAFKVEAQNLKYPKFEQPTSSSSQLSSEAGSADPSAEPGDFFRLWIWDPPAAAAAEPDEDGKSSAEGTEKTLLLPLGADFRFDLQFGRRVMAKLMQLERRINWKDDVQSQEEEEADAAAFKEAYKEFDFTLEEE